From Triticum urartu cultivar G1812 chromosome 2, Tu2.1, whole genome shotgun sequence, a single genomic window includes:
- the LOC125535906 gene encoding uncharacterized protein LOC125535906 codes for MALLLLRGCLAPVNAAGPAFRPAETTSRISYRPSRFGAIVASAAAASPSGGDGATAAVDSVLRGSEGHKARDYGGTNGAAVSGTARSTTIETTVERIIFDFRFLALLAVAGSLAGSLLCFLNGCVYIKEAYCVYWTSCAKGVHTGQMVLKVVEAIDVYLAGTVMLIFGMGLYGLFISNASNDLPSGSDRALQGSSLFGMFALKERPKWMKITSLDELKTKVGHVIVMILLVKMFERSKMVKITTGLDLLSYSVCIFLSSASLYILHNLHRPEHEESVMPHL; via the exons ATGGCGCTCCTGCTGCTGCGCGGCTGCCTCGCCCCGGTCAACGCCGCCGGCCCGGCGTTCCGGCCAGCGGAGACCACGAGCCGGATTAGTTACCGGCCGTCCCGGTTCGGTGCCATCGTCGCCTCGGCCGCCGCGGCCTCGCCGTCCGGCGGCGACGGCGCGACCGCCGCGGTGGACTCGGTGCTGCGTGGCTCGGAGGGACACAAGGCGCGCGACTACGGCGGGACCAACGGCGCCGCTGTTTCCGGCACCGCCAGGTCCACCACCATCGAGACCACCGTCGAGAGG ATCATCTTCGACTTCCGGTTCCTGGCTCTCCTCGCCGTCGCCGGGTCGCTGGCGGgctccctcctctgcttcctcaaT GGATGTGTGTACATCAAAGAGGCGTACTGCGTCTACTGGACGAGCTGCGCCAAAGGTGTCCATACAGGGCAGATGGTCCTCAAGGTCGTCGAGGCCATTG ATGTGTATCTTGCTGGCACTGTGATGCTCATCTTCGGGATGGGTCTGTACGGGCTGTTCATCAGCAACGCGTCCAACGATCTGCCCTCCGGGTCCGACCGGGCTCTGCAGGGATCGTCGCTGTTTGGGATGTTCGCTCTGAAG GAGAGGCCGAAGTGGATGAAGATCACGTCGCTGGACGAGCTCAAGACGAAGGTGGGGCACGTCATCGTGATGATCCTGCTGGTGAAGATGTTCGAGCGGAGCAAGATGGTGAAGATCACCACGGGGCTGGACCTGCTCAGCTACTCGGTCTGCATCTTCCTCTCCTCGGCCTCCCTCTACATCCTCCACAACCTCCACCGGCCCGAGCACGAGGAGTCCGTCATGCCCCACTTGTAA